One Brassica napus cultivar Da-Ae chromosome C2, Da-Ae, whole genome shotgun sequence DNA window includes the following coding sequences:
- the LOC106377458 gene encoding uncharacterized protein At5g39865 — MGCVSSKPVKKKLVREIRVNNGGDHIVSLTSTTYGHLDVQQRAETSPKGDDFESERRSNAQREDPEIINTWELMEDLEDSTKISPKSRGIFGKSWKTPVKSIVESPKRNGSSKRFRGKENRGEKQSPNQILKTPKRGVMRLSFPLKSEEITQRRRKSFSPMFDPDLVASYERELSQEKEQIKMVISPPDPLPEKCPPGGENSVVVYITTLRGIRKTFEDCNAVRSILDSHEVRYSERDVSMHSVFKEEIRGIMGTKQVKIPAVFVKGRMIGSVEEVVRLEEEGKLGILLECMPKARVSGCCCGCGGMRFVMCGVCNGSCKVRDAEKKDTVKCLECNENGLVVCPMCS; from the coding sequence ATGGGTTGTGTTTCTTCAAAACCAGTGAAGAAGAAACTTGTAAGAGAGATCCGAGTCAACAACGGCGGCGACCACATCGTCTCCCTCACTTCAACTACTTACGGCCATCTCGATGTCCAGCAACGAGCAGAGACTTCTCCTAAAGGCGATGACTTTGAATCCGAAAGGAGATCTAATGCACAGAGAGAGGATCCAGAGATTATCAACACGTGGGAGCTTATGGAAGATCTCGAAGATTCAACGAAGATTAGTCCCAAATCTCGTGGGATCTTCGGGAAATCATGGAAGACTCCGGTGAAATCGATTGTTGAATCTCCTAAGAGGAATGGTAGTAGTAAGAGATTCAGGGgaaaagaaaacagaggagAGAAACAGAGTCCGAACCAGATTCTGAAGACTCCAAAGAGAGGCGTGATGCGTTTGAGTTTCCCTCTCAAATCAGAAGAGATTAcgcagaggaggaggaagagttTCAGTCCAATGTTCGATCCAGACCTCGTGGCTTCTTACGAGAGGGAGTTGTCTCAGGAGAAAGAACAGATCAAGATGGTGATCTCTCCTCCAGACCCTCTCCCGGAGAAATGTCCGCCGGGAGGAGAGAACTCGGTGGTCGTCTACATAACGACGCTGAGAGGGATCAGGAAGACGTTCGAGGACTGCAACGCGGTGAGATCGATACTGGATTCGCACGAGGTTCGGTACTCGGAGAGGGATGTGTCGATGCACTCTGTTTTCAAGGAGGAGATTAGAGGGATCATGGGGACGAAGCAGGTGAAGATACCGGCGGTTTTCGTGAAGGGTAGGATGATAGGAAGCGTTGAGGAAGTTGTGAGGTTGGAGGAGGAGGGTAAATTGGGTATTTTGCTTGAGTGTATGCCTAAGGCGAGGGTAAGCGGTTGCTGCTGCGGGTGCGGTGGGATGAGGTTTGTGATGTGTGGGGTTTGTAATGGAAGCTGCAAGGTTAGGGATGCGGAGAAGAAGGATACGGTTAAGTGTTTGGAGTGTAATGAGAATGGTTTGGTTGTTTGTCCAATGTGTTCGTAA
- the LOC106425227 gene encoding uncharacterized protein At5g03900, chloroplastic: MASVSTCLIVSPRLTPPLFSPRNNPLTRLRSPLDHHSFPRIFTSRRILAVRAASVDKINSPIKPGGLVESDKLATDVRKRAMEAVDECGGRVTVGDVASRAGLKVTEAQKALQALAADTDGFLEVSDEGDVLYVFPRDYRSKLATKSLRIQIEPFLDKAKGAVDYLTRVTFGTALIASIVIVYTSIILLLSSRSEDDNRQRRRGRGYDSGFNFYFSPVDLFWYWDPNYYRRRRAREDEGKGMNFIESVFSFVFGDGDPNQGIEEERWQMIGRYITARGGVVAADELAPYLDLPSSKSSRSDESYILPVLLRFDGQPELDEEGNILYRFPSLQRTASGSSRRKEYVGKWFDFVADMDKLFKEKKWQFSKTSSTERAMVIGLGAVNLFGVIVLNTLLKEMAFRPSGFITFVKNIYPLLQVYAGSFFVIPLVRWLSVKRKNDQIESRNKARLQFARALESPDIALRRKLLSARDMAQKTVIGKERIVYSTERDMIEQDYEAEEWDRRFREVDKSD, from the exons ATGGCTTCTGTCTCCACATGCTTAATCGTCTCCCCTAGGCTAACTCCACCCCTCTTCTCACCAAGAAACAACCCTTTGACTCGCCTCAGATCTCCTCTCGATCATCACTCCTTCCCCAGAATCTTCACCAGCCGTAGAATCTTGGCGGTTAGGGCGGCGAGTGTAGATAAGATTAACAGCCCAATCAAACCGGGAGGACTCGTGGAGAGCGACAAGTTAGCGACGGATGTCCGGAAACGAGCTATGGAAGCTGTGGACGAGTGTGGTGGGAGAGTCACTGTCGGTGACGTGGCGAGCAGAGCGGGGTTGAAAGTCACCGAAGCGCAGAAAGCGCTTCAAGCTCTCGCGGCTGATACTGATGGGTTTCTCGAG GTATCGGATGAAGGTGATGTGCTTTATGTATTCCCAAGGGACTATCGATCTAAGTTGGCTACCAAGTCGTTACGGATACAGATTGAACCTTTTCTTGATAAGGCTAAG GGTGCTGTGGACTATTTGACACGTGTTACGTTTGGTACGGCGCTTATTGCGTCTATTGTTATTGTCTACACTTCAATTATACTCTTGCTTTCAAGCAGAAG TGAGGATGATAATCGGCAAAGGAGACGTGGGCGTGGATATGATTCTGGATTCAATTTCTATTTCAGCCCTGTTGATCTGTTTTG GTACTGGGATCCAAATTATTACAGAAGGAGACGAGCTCGTGAAGATGAGGGAAAGGGAATGAATTTCATTGAATCT GTTTTCTCCTTTGTATTTGGAGATGGAGATCCTAATCAAGGAATTGAAGAAGAGAGGTGGCAGATG ATTGGGAGGTATATAACTGCTAGAGGAGGTGTTGTTGCAGCTGACGAACTTGCTCCATACCTTGATCTGCCATCTTCCAAGAGTTCTAGG AGTGATGAATCGTACATTCTTCCCGTTCTTCTAAGATTTGATGGTCAACCTGAGCTGGATGAAGAG GGGAACATACTGTATCGCTTTCCGTCGCTGCAACGCACAGCTTCTGGATCTAGTAGACGAAAGGAATACGTGGGGAAATGGTTTGACTTTGTTGCAGATATGGACAAATTATTCAAGGAGAAGAAATGGCAATTCAG TAAAACAAGTTCGACGGAGAGAGCAATGGTCATTGGCCTAGGCGCGGTTAACCTCTTTGGTGTTATTGTTCTAAACACCCTCCTAAA GGAGATGGCGTTCAGACCAAGTGGATTTATTACTTTTGTTAAAAACATATATCCACTACTTCAG GTGTACGCAGGTTCATTCTTTGTGATCCCTTTGGTTCGGTGGTTGTCAGTGAAGAGGAAGAATGATCAGATAGAGAGTAGAAACAAAGCTCGGCTGCAGTTTGCACGAGCGCTTGAATCTCCAGATATCGCACTACGGCGTAAG CTGCTGAGCGCAAGGGATATGGCTCAAAAGACAGTAATAGGGAAGGAGAGGATAGTGTACAGTACAGAGAGAGATATGATTGAACAAGACTATGAGGCAGAGGAATGGGACAGAAGATTCCGAGAAGTGGACAAATCAGATTGA
- the LOC106377451 gene encoding triacylglycerol lipase SDP1-like: MDHISNEANVDPFSIGPTSLIGRTIAFRVLFCKSMLQLRRDLFRFLLHWFLTLKPSVSPFVSWFHPRNPQGILAVVTIIAFVLKRYTNVKKKAEMVYWRNFWRNTMRAALTYEEWAHAAKMLEKETPKMNESDLYDEELVKNKLRELCHRRREGCLRDIMFCMRADLVRNLGNMCNSELHQGRLQVPRLIKEYINEVSTQLRMVCSSESLEELSLEEKLSFMHETRHAFGRTALLLSGGASLGAFHVGVVRTLVEHKLLPRIIAGSSVGSIICSIVATRSWPELQSFFENSLHSLQFFDQLGSVFTIVKRVMTQGALHDIRQLQCMLRNLTFNLTFQEAYDITGRILAITVCSPRKHEPPRCLNYLTSPHVVIWSAVTASCAFPGLFEAQELMAKDRSGEIVPYHPPFNLDPEEGTEPYARRWRDGSLEVDLPMMQLKELFNVNHFIVSQANPHIVPLLRIKDIVRAYGGRFAAKLAHLVEMEVKHRCNQVLELGFPLGGLAKLFAQEWEGDVTVVMPATLAQYSKIIQNPTHVELQKAANQGRRCTWEKLSAIKANCGIELALDECVTNLNHMRRLNRSAERAAAAAGTSSSSHHGLASTTRFNGSRRIPSWNVIARENSTGSLDELVAESNLHASSGWNLSDSETESVELSSWTRTGGPLMRTASANKFIDFVQSLDVDIALSRGFSSSPTSPAVPGPFSPSFSPDSRSMDNNNNMLGANTSSIIVTEGDLLQTERTSNGFVLNVVRREDLGMSIENKNTELPESVQLDIPDKEMDDSSVSEHEVDQEDDDDEEHGGSDPVNVS; this comes from the exons ATGGATCACATAAGTAACGAGGCCAATGTCGATCCCTTTTCAATCGGACCAACATCCCTCATCGGCCGAACCATAGCCTTCAGAGTCCTCTTCTGCAAATCAATGCTCCAGCTCAGACGCGACCTCTTCCGCTTCTTGCTGCACTGGTTCCTTACACTCAAGCCTTCCGTCTCACCCTTTGTATCCTGGTTCCACCCCCGGAACCCTCAAGGGATCTTAGCAGTGGTCACAATCATCGCCTTCGTGTTGAAACGTTACACCAACGTGAAGAAGAAGGCGGAGATGGTTTACTGGAGGAACTTCTGGAGGAACACGATGCGCGCGGCTTTGACTTACGAGGAATGGGCTCACGCCGCTAAGATGCTGGAGAAGGAGACGCCGAAGATGAACGAATCTGATCTCTACGACGAAGAGTTGGTTAAAAACAAGCTTCGGGAGCTTTGTCATCGTCGCCGAGAAGGTTGTCTTAGAGACATCATGTTCTGTATGAGAGCTGATCTTGTCAGGAACCTCGGTAACATGTGTAACTCGGAGCTGCATCAAGGGAGGCTTCAGGTTCCTAGGCTTATCAAAGAGTATATCAACGAGGTCTCTACTCAGCTGAGAATGGTTTGCTCCTCTGAGTCATTAGAAGAGCTTTCTTTAGAAGAGAAGCTTTCTTTCATGCACGAGACACGTCACGCCTTTGGTAGAACGGCTTTGCTTCTCAGCGGTGGGGCTTCTCTAGGCGCGTTTCATGTCGGTGTGGTTAGGACTCTGGTGGAGCATAAGCTCTTACCTCGGATTATTGCTGGCTCTAGCGTTGGTTCCATAATCTGTTCAATCGTAGCCACGAGGTCTTGGCCCGAGCTACAGAGTTTCTTTGAGAACTCATTGCACTCACTACAGTTCTTTGATCAGCTAGGAAGCGTTTTCACGATCGTTAAAAGAGTCATGACGCAAGGCGCGTTACACGATATAAGACAGTTGCAATGCATGCTTAGGAACCTCACGTTCAATCTCACGTTCCAAGAGGCTTATGATATAACAGGGAGGATCCTAGCGATAACGGTTTGCTCCCCAAGGAAGCATGAGCCGCCTCGGTGTCTTAACTACTTGACTTCGCCTCATGTGGTTATATGGAGTGCGGTTACTGCTTCTTGTGCTTTTCCTGGTCTCTTTGAAGCTCAGGAGCTTATGGCTAAAGATAGAAGTGGAGAGATTGTGCCGTATCATCCACCTTTTAATTTGGATCCTGAAGAAGGTACTGAACCATATGCACGCAGGTGGAGAGATGGGAGTTTGGAGGTTGATTTGCCGATGATGCAGCTTAAGGAGCTCTTCAATGTTAATCATTTTATTGTGAGCCAAGCTAATCCTCACATTGTTCCGTTACTGCGTATTAAGGATATAGTTCGAGCTTATGGTGGTAGATTCGCAGCAAAG CTTGCGCATCTAGTGGAGATGGAGGTTAAACATAGATGCAACCAAGTACTAGAACTTGGCTTTCCACTCGGTGGACTCGCAAAGCTTTTTGCTCAGGAGTGGGAAGGTGATGTAACAGTTGTAATGCCAGCTACTCTTGCTCAG TACTCAAAGATTATACAAAACCCTACTCATGTGGAGCTTCAAAAAGCGGCTAACCAAGGAAGGAGATGCACTTGGGAGAAGCTATCAGCCATAAAAGCAAACTGTGGGATCGAGCTTGCGCTTGATGAGTGTGTAACTAATCTTAACCATATGCGTAGGCTCAACAGAAGCGCTGAGAGAGCCGCTGCTGCTGCTGGCACGTCCTCCTCGTCTCATCACGGATTAGCTTCAACCACAAGATTCAATGGTTCTAGAAGAATCCCATCTTGGAACGTAATTGCCAGAGAGAACTCAACGGGTTCACTCGATGAACTAGTCGCTGAGAGTAATCTCCACGCGTCTTCGGGCTGGAACTTGAGCGATAGTGAAACTGAGAGCGTGGAGTTGAGTTCTTGGACAAGGACTGGTGGACCTTTGATGAGAACAGCTTCTGCTAATAAGTTCATTGACTTCGTTCAGAGTCTTGATGTAGACATTGCACTAAGCAGAGGATTTAGTAGCAGCCCCACTTCTCCGGCGGTTCCTGGCCCATTTAGCCCAAGCTTTAGTCCAGATTCAAGATCCATGGACAACAATAACAACATGCTTGGAGCAAACACTTCAAGCATAATAGTTACTGAAGGTGATCTTCTACAGACTGAGAGGACGAGTAACGGTTTTGTGTTGAACGTTGTTAGAAGAGAGGACTTGGGAATGTCTATTGAGAATAAGAACACTGAGCTGCCAGAGAGTGTACAGCTCGATATACCTGACAAGGAGATGGATGATAGCTCTGTATCAGAACATGAAGTAGaccaagaagatgatgatgatgaagaacatGGCGGCTCGGATCCGGTTAACGTTTCTTGA
- the LOC106425337 gene encoding protein IQ-DOMAIN 12-like isoform X2, which produces MAKRSSWFGWIKRLFTCEAKAKAEKKSRRLRWVFRRLKLKHQISTRVQETRTLNQATEDQRKHAMNVAIATAAAAEAAVAAAKAAAEVVRMAGNAFTSQHFVKKRDTNLAAIKIQSAFRAYLARKALRALKALVKLQAIVRGRAVRRSVSTLLKTKPSNKASASSLITRTTEGKHWSKIKEELKVKCNGQNVWDSSALTKEDIKAIWLRKQEGVVMRERMLKYSRSHRERRSPHMLLESLHTKDMRMRSCRLEHWGESKSLIPSEILVPTKVKLRTLQRQDSNDGQESPFSFPRRSFSRLEQSLLEDESWHQSFKGFQPYMSVTESAKEKFRSLSTPRQRIGVMDTWLDKKDGDKVSLWSSFVSETSKMSSSKKSSLAHS; this is translated from the exons ATGGCAAAGAGGAGTTCATGGTTCGGTTGGATAAAACGACTATTCACCTGCGAGGCTAAAGCGAAAGCAGAGaag AAGTCAAGGAGATTAAGATGGGTGTTTAGAAGACTTAAACTAAAACATCAGATTTCAACTAGGGTGCAAGAGACAAGGACTTTGAACCAAGCAACAGAAGATCAAAGAAAACATGCCATGAATGTAGCCATTGCCACGGCAGCAGCAGCTGAAGCAGCGGTTGCAGCCGCAAAGGCAGCTGCTGAGGTTGTCCGGATGGCGGGAAACGCCTTCACATCACAACATTTTGTCAAGAAGCGTGATACAAACTTAGCAGCTATCAAGATTCAGAGTGCCTTCAGGGCTTATCTG GCGAGGAAAGCGTTGCGAGCACTTAAGGCTCTTGTAAAACTTCAAGCAATTGTCCGTGGCCGAGCTGTTAGGCGAAGTGTTTCTACATTGTTGAAGACTAAACCCTCCAACAAAGCTTCAGCATCAAGTCTCATCACTAGAACCACAGAAGGAAAACATTGGTCCAAGATCAAAGAAGAACTCAAGGTCAAGTGCAATGGACAGAATGTTTGGGACAGTAGCGCTCTCACGAAGGAAGACATCAAAGCCATATGGTTAAGGAAGCAAGAAGGTGTGGTCATGCGTGAGCGTATGCTGAAATACTCCAGGTCACATCGG GAGAGAAGAAGTCCTCACATGCTACTTGAGTCATTACACACAAAGGATATGAGAATGAGAAGCTGTCGGCTTGAACATTGGGGTGAATCCAAGTCTCTCATTCCAAGCGAGATCCTTGTACCGACAAAAGTAAAGCTGAGAACGTTGCAGAGACAAGACTCTAATGATGGACAAGAGTCTCCATTTTCTTTCCCAAGGAGATCTTTTAGCCGTCTTGAACAGAGTTTATTAGAGGATGAGAGCTGGCACCAAAGCTTTAAAGGCTTCCAGCCTTACATGAGCGTGACAGAATCTGCAAAGGAGAAGTTTAGATCACTGAGCACACCAAGGCAACGCATAGGGGTGATGGATACTTGGTTGGATAAGAAGGATGGGGATAAAGTATCTCTCTGGTCTTCCTTTGTCAGTGAAACTAGTAAGATGAGCAGCTCTAAGAAGTCGTCTCTGGCACATTCATGa
- the LOC111211607 gene encoding uncharacterized protein LOC111211607 yields the protein MGEEGKIIDFESGRLTLLFWNMDDYPIPVGTSDDLGAVSSNMFEALHQMGFRGYMRMQVYSEQQRESYDKDWWMKSLISYVPKCKSYSADFYKLPDITLDIITLTSSVGPGPSNVALIAKPNGELLRVLRCLKSRGHDVLVIDTPPCCPPLFSVESLLEHARLLDGAKPRFKALLSDYMYLDDIDEKDVEIQEDLSKTVDFSERIPTVKGIRTAVFWDAVDCPFPLSSSPDEIYHSISSALVERGSSDKITIWAYLDDDDKKVSLGGNKEWASRIHFLPGGDSRRNRMLNDIYLWVRDSPRSNRRSCDTNLLIFSDQFHDDAYFTDVLQQLSKKVYRLLLVTPTQDINEPASPAWPGLLIDEGAYCFRGT from the exons ATGGGCGAAGAAGGCAAGATTATCGATTTTGAGTCCG GGAGGCTGACACTCTTGTTCTGGAACATGGATGACTACCCAATCCCTGTTGGTACTAGCGATGATCTTGGTGCTGTTAGTAGCAATATGTTTGAAGCTCTTCATCAAATGGGCTTTCGTGGGTATATGAGAATGCAAGTGTATTCTGAGCAGCAACGCGAGAGCTACGATAAAGACTGGTGGATGAAGAGCCTTATCAGTTACGTACCCAAAT GTAAGTCATATTCGGCTGATTTTTACAAATTGCCGGATATCACTCTCGATATCATTACTTTGACATCAAGTGTGGGACCAGGACCATCAAATGTGGCCTTAATCGCAAAGCCAAATGGGGAGTTACTTAGGGTTCTGCGGTGTTTGAAATCGAGGGGTCACGATGTTCTCGTCATAGACACCCCGCCTTGTTGTCCTCCTCTCTTTAGTGTAGAATCTCTACTTGAGCATGCACGACTTTTAGATGGAGCAAAGCCTAGATTCAAAGCTTTGTTATCTGATTATATGTATTTGGATGATATCGACGAAAAGGATGTAGAGATCCAAGAAGATCTCTCCAAGACGGTAGATTTCTCCG AGCGCATCCCAACCGTCAAAGGGATTAGGACAGCCGTCTTCTGGGATGCCGTGGATTGCCCATTCCCTCTTTCTTCCTCTCCTGATGAGATCTACCACTCTATCTCATCAGCTCTTGTGGAAAGGGGTTCTAGTGATAAGATTACAATCTGGGCCTAtcttgatgatgatgacaaGAAAGTTTCACTGGGTGGTAACAAGGAGTGGGCTTCCAGAATCCACTTTCTTCCCGGAG gGGATTCTAGACGTAATCGAATGTTAAATGACATTTATTTATGGGTAAGGGACTCTCCCAGGTCGAACAGGAGGTCTTGTGATACTAATTTGCTCATATTCTCCGATCAGTTCCATGATGACGCCTACTTCACCGATGTGCTTCAACAATTGAGTAAAAAAGTTTACAGGCTTCTCTTAGTCACTCCCACTCAGGACATCAACGAACCAGCAAGCCCTGCATGGCCAGGATTGCTTATAGATGAAGGAGCATACTGTTTTCGTGGCACCTGA
- the LOC106377463 gene encoding iron-sulfur assembly protein IscA-like 2, mitochondrial, producing MSRSLVKRFVPYMSARIRENHRMLNRYSSVSSALKEAPSSSSSLEAVHLSENCIRRMKELQSSEPEKKMLRLAVETGGCSGFQYVFELDHTTNPDDRVFEKKGVKLVVDNVSYDFVKGATIDYVDELIRSAFVVAENPAAVGGCSCKSSFMVKL from the exons ATGTCTAGATCTCTTGTGAAACGATTTGTTCCGTATATGTCTGCTCGTATCAGAGAAAACCATCGGATGCTTAATCGTTATTCTTCCGTTTCTTCTGCTCTCAAAgaagctccttcttcttcttcttctctcgaAGCTGTTCATCTTAGCGAGAATTGCATCCGG AGGATGAAAGAGTTGCAATCTAGTGAGCCGGAGAAGAAGATGCTTCGATTGGCTGTAGAAACTGGAGGCTGTTCTGGTTTCCAGTATGTCTTCGAGCTTGATCATACCACCAACCCTGATGACAg GGTATTCGAGAAGAAGGGTGTGAAACTGGTTGTAGATAATGTCTCTTATGACTTTGTCAAAGGTGCTACCATTGATTACGTCGATGAACTCATCCGTTCTGCTTTCGTG GTAGCTGAGAACCCGGCAGCAGTGGGTGGATGCAGTTGTAAAAGCTCCTTCATGGTCAAACTCTGA
- the LOC106425337 gene encoding protein IQ-DOMAIN 12-like isoform X1, with the protein MLLSIMLMSRFFIQVIIDQLNKRLYHLSPGNFIVMAKRSSWFGWIKRLFTCEAKAKAEKKSRRLRWVFRRLKLKHQISTRVQETRTLNQATEDQRKHAMNVAIATAAAAEAAVAAAKAAAEVVRMAGNAFTSQHFVKKRDTNLAAIKIQSAFRAYLARKALRALKALVKLQAIVRGRAVRRSVSTLLKTKPSNKASASSLITRTTEGKHWSKIKEELKVKCNGQNVWDSSALTKEDIKAIWLRKQEGVVMRERMLKYSRSHRERRSPHMLLESLHTKDMRMRSCRLEHWGESKSLIPSEILVPTKVKLRTLQRQDSNDGQESPFSFPRRSFSRLEQSLLEDESWHQSFKGFQPYMSVTESAKEKFRSLSTPRQRIGVMDTWLDKKDGDKVSLWSSFVSETSKMSSSKKSSLAHS; encoded by the exons ATGCTATTGTCTATTATGTTGATGTCTAGATTTTTCATTCAAGTGATCATTGATCAACTCAATAAGAGGCTTTACCATCTGTCTCCAGGGAACTTCATTGTAATGGCAAAGAGGAGTTCATGGTTCGGTTGGATAAAACGACTATTCACCTGCGAGGCTAAAGCGAAAGCAGAGaag AAGTCAAGGAGATTAAGATGGGTGTTTAGAAGACTTAAACTAAAACATCAGATTTCAACTAGGGTGCAAGAGACAAGGACTTTGAACCAAGCAACAGAAGATCAAAGAAAACATGCCATGAATGTAGCCATTGCCACGGCAGCAGCAGCTGAAGCAGCGGTTGCAGCCGCAAAGGCAGCTGCTGAGGTTGTCCGGATGGCGGGAAACGCCTTCACATCACAACATTTTGTCAAGAAGCGTGATACAAACTTAGCAGCTATCAAGATTCAGAGTGCCTTCAGGGCTTATCTG GCGAGGAAAGCGTTGCGAGCACTTAAGGCTCTTGTAAAACTTCAAGCAATTGTCCGTGGCCGAGCTGTTAGGCGAAGTGTTTCTACATTGTTGAAGACTAAACCCTCCAACAAAGCTTCAGCATCAAGTCTCATCACTAGAACCACAGAAGGAAAACATTGGTCCAAGATCAAAGAAGAACTCAAGGTCAAGTGCAATGGACAGAATGTTTGGGACAGTAGCGCTCTCACGAAGGAAGACATCAAAGCCATATGGTTAAGGAAGCAAGAAGGTGTGGTCATGCGTGAGCGTATGCTGAAATACTCCAGGTCACATCGG GAGAGAAGAAGTCCTCACATGCTACTTGAGTCATTACACACAAAGGATATGAGAATGAGAAGCTGTCGGCTTGAACATTGGGGTGAATCCAAGTCTCTCATTCCAAGCGAGATCCTTGTACCGACAAAAGTAAAGCTGAGAACGTTGCAGAGACAAGACTCTAATGATGGACAAGAGTCTCCATTTTCTTTCCCAAGGAGATCTTTTAGCCGTCTTGAACAGAGTTTATTAGAGGATGAGAGCTGGCACCAAAGCTTTAAAGGCTTCCAGCCTTACATGAGCGTGACAGAATCTGCAAAGGAGAAGTTTAGATCACTGAGCACACCAAGGCAACGCATAGGGGTGATGGATACTTGGTTGGATAAGAAGGATGGGGATAAAGTATCTCTCTGGTCTTCCTTTGTCAGTGAAACTAGTAAGATGAGCAGCTCTAAGAAGTCGTCTCTGGCACATTCATGa
- the LOC106425317 gene encoding signal recognition particle 54 kDa protein, chloroplastic: protein MESLQFSSRFSVNRVQCTQNRTTSRTSRAVCRSAFTGTTNSASLSSKSTSTREIWSWVKSKTIGHGRYRRSQVRAEMFGQLSSGLEAAWTKLKGEDVMTKENIAEPMKDIRRALLEADVSLPVVRRFVQSVSDQAVGMGVIRGVKPDQQLVKIVHDELVKLMGGEVSELQFAKSGPTVILLAGLQGVGKTTVAAKLAYNLKKQGKSCMLIAGDVYRPAAIDQLVILGEKIGVPVYTAGTEAKPADIAKQGLKEAKMNNVDVVIMDTAGRLQVDKEMMDELKDVKRFLNPTETLLVVDAMTGQEAASLVSAFSVEIGITGAILTKLDGDSRGGAALSVKEVSGKPIKLVGRGERMEDLEPFYPNRMAGRILGMGDVLSFVEKAQEVMRQEDAEDLQKKIMSEKFDFNDLLKQTRAVAKIGSVSRVLGMIPGMGKVSPAQIREAEKSLVIMEAMIEAMTPEEKEKPELLAESPERRKRIAKDSGKTEQQVSQLVAQIFQMRVKMKNLMGAMEGGANPAFTDLADAMKAEQKGLPGTARRKKKAESRKKFVESASSKPGPRGFGSGN from the exons ATGGAGTCTCTTCAATTTTCGAGCCGTTTCTCGGTTAATAGAGTTCAGTGTACTCAGAACCGGACGACGAGTCGAACAAGTAGGGCTGTGTGTCGTTCTGCGTTCACTGGAACCACCAATTCAGCTTCTCTCTCTTCTAAGAGTACCTCCACG AGAGAGATATGGAGTTGGGTGAAATCGAAGACAATTGGCCATGGAAGATACAGGAGGAGCCAAGTGAGGGCGGAGATGTTTGGTCAATTGAGTAGTGGACTCGAGGCTGCTTGGACCAAACTCAAAGGAGAAG ATGTCATGACGAAGGAGAATATTGCTGAGCCAATGAAGGACATCAGAAGAGCTCTCCTTGAAGCAGAT GTGAGCCTCCCTGTTGTTAGACGGTTTGTTCAATCAGTAAGTGACCAAGCCGTTGGGATGGGTGTCATTCGAGGAGTCAAACCAGATCAGCAGTTGGTCAAG ATTGTACATGATGAGCTAGTGAAGTTGATGGGCGGAGAAGTATCTGAGCTCCAGTTTGCTAAGTCAGGTCCTACAGTAATACTGCTTGCTGGTCTCCAAGGAGTTGGGAAGACAACTGTTGCCGCTAAACTCGCTTATAACTTAAAGAAGCAG GGAAAATCTTGCATGCTTATTGCTGGAGATGTGTACAGACCTGCTGCCATTGATCAACTTGTCATTTTAGGTGAAAAG ATTGGTGTGCCGGTGTATACAGCAGGGACTGAAGCAAAACCTGCAGATATAGCTAAGCAAGGTCTAAAAGAAGCTAAAATGAATAAtgttgatgtagtcatcatggATACTGCAGGGAGGCTTCAG GTAGATAAAGAGATGATGGATGAGTTAAAAGATGTGAAGAGGTTTCTGAACCCCACAGAAACGTTGCTAGTTGTTGATGCCATGACTGGACAAGAAGCTGCAT CATTGGTGAGTGCGTTCAGTGTTGAGATAGGAATCACAGGAGCTATATTGACAAAGCTAGACGGTGATTCAAGAGGTGGTGCTGCTTTGAGTGTCAAGGAG GTATCTGGGAAACCAATAAAACTGGTGGGACGTGGAGAGCGTATGGAGGATCTTGAGCCCTTTTATCCCAATAGAATGGCTGGGAGGATTCTAGGAATGGGAGATGTGCTTTCGTTTGTTGAGAAGGCACAAGAAGTT ATGCGTCAAGAAGATGCTGAGGATCTGCAGAAGAAAATAATGAGTGAGAAGTTCGACTTCAACGATTTGCTGAAGCAGACTCGTGCTGTTGCCAAGATAGGTTCGGTGTCACGTGTTCTTGGGATGATTCCTGGGATGGGGAAAGTGAGTCCTGCTCAGATACGTGAAGCTGAGAAGAGTCTTGTTATCATGGAAGCAATGATTGAAGCCATGACTCCTG AGGAAAAGGAGAAGCCAGAGTTACTAGCAGAGTCTCCAGAGAGGAGAAAAAGAATAGCTAAAGATTCAGGAAAGACAGAACAACag GTGAGCCAACTTGTAGCGCAAATATTTCAAATGAGAGTGAAGATGAAGAACTTGATGGGAGCAATGGAAGGAGGAGCGAATCCTGCGTTCACTGATCTCGCTGACGCAATGAAAGCTGAACAAAAG GGTCTACCTGGAACCgcaaggaggaagaagaaggcgGAATCAAGAAAGAAGTTTGTGGAGTCTGCATCAAGCAAGCCTGGTCCTCGTGGCTTTGGCTCTGGCAACTAA